A stretch of the Octopus bimaculoides isolate UCB-OBI-ISO-001 chromosome 8, ASM119413v2, whole genome shotgun sequence genome encodes the following:
- the LOC106872019 gene encoding protein GVQW3-like: MTERIEQRYCFKFCQKLGDTQTKTIEMIQKAFGDDAMRKTQMKEWYNWFKDGHTSVDSEPRCGRPSTNRNDEMIAKVRGIVYEDCHVTIEEIVAEVGISHGSVQSVHSAQIVEAFLVKQNTPLVRQASYPPDLTPCDSKKYPKGEYLSQ, translated from the coding sequence ATGACCGAACGCATTGAGCAACGATActgtttcaaattctgccaaaaactTGGTGATACGCAAACCAAGACTATCGAGATGATTCAGAAGGCCTTTGGAGATGATGCTATGAGAAAAACACAAATGAAGGAGTGGTACAACTGGTTCAAAGATGGCCACACCTCAGTGGACAGTGAGCCACGTTGTGGCAGACCATCGACTAACAGAAACGACGAGATGATTGCAAAGGTTCGAGGAATAGTCTATGAAGACTGTCATGTGACTATTGAAGAGATTGTTGCCGAAGTTGGAATCAGCCATGGATCAGTTCAATCAGTTCATTCCGCCCAAATCGTCGAAGCATTCCTCGTCAAGCAAAACACACCACTTGTTCGTCAGGCTTCCTACCCCCCAGACTTGACTCCATGTGACTCAAAAAAATACCCAAAGGGAGAATATTTGAGTCAATAG